In Alteromonas naphthalenivorans, one DNA window encodes the following:
- a CDS encoding thioredoxin fold domain-containing protein has protein sequence MKYLILFLSILLGYSGFAKANDTNELNAKIIPTPEVYSDFLIEPWKPSAPSVIVFKDPNCGYCIRALKALDKYKDYNVFMFWSPILGDYSDKRVAAIMECDDPISQGVFDDVITRKPIECKSSDALNHEHFRLQQLNKEIVQNYNPQSVPSYYFGGQKVYLSSLKKFKQQLTNGITPVQLDWARYETLRLKQSGNQGLANAILFVSNELSTNKSLISSLENDFRYNWHLAQSTCENKNCTKDEESNRSAELRLLMDVPEGAQIALAIDGMVIQSERINQYLSNDSINAINVL, from the coding sequence ATGAAGTACCTAATACTCTTTTTAAGTATTTTGTTGGGGTATAGTGGTTTCGCTAAAGCAAATGACACAAACGAACTAAACGCAAAAATAATCCCTACCCCAGAGGTTTATAGTGACTTTTTAATAGAGCCTTGGAAACCGAGTGCACCCAGCGTAATTGTGTTTAAAGATCCCAATTGTGGTTATTGCATTCGTGCACTGAAGGCGCTAGATAAATACAAAGACTACAATGTGTTTATGTTTTGGTCTCCGATCTTGGGTGATTACAGTGACAAACGTGTTGCAGCTATTATGGAGTGTGATGATCCGATTAGTCAGGGCGTTTTTGATGACGTTATTACTCGCAAGCCAATTGAATGCAAAAGTTCGGATGCCCTCAACCACGAACATTTTAGGTTGCAACAACTGAATAAAGAAATTGTTCAAAATTACAACCCTCAGTCAGTGCCTTCTTATTATTTCGGCGGGCAAAAAGTATATCTGAGCTCGTTGAAAAAGTTCAAGCAACAACTCACCAATGGTATTACACCAGTACAACTGGATTGGGCACGATATGAAACATTGCGTTTAAAACAGAGTGGAAATCAAGGGTTAGCTAACGCAATCCTATTTGTATCTAATGAGTTGTCTACCAATAAGAGTCTCATTTCTTCACTGGAAAATGACTTTCGTTACAACTGGCATCTTGCGCAGAGTACTTGTGAAAACAAAAATTGTACAAAAGACGAAGAATCAAATCGCTCGGCAGAGCTGAGACTATTAATGGATGTACCAGAAGGTGCTCAAATTGCTTTAGCGATCGATGGTATGGTTATTCAATCAGAACGCATCAACCAATATCTAAGCAATGACTCTATTAATGCGATCAATGTTCTTTAG
- the iscR gene encoding Fe-S cluster assembly transcriptional regulator IscR translates to MKLTSKGRYAVTAMLDVALHSTRGPVPLADISERQAISLSYLEQLFSRLRKNQLVDSVRGPGGGYLLGRDAANISIGEVIRAVDESVDATRCQGQADCQSGDRCLTHSLWQYLSDRISSFLNDITLGELMAKRDVQEVAGRQDKSASLRNVANDIEVSFQL, encoded by the coding sequence ATGAAATTAACATCTAAAGGGCGCTACGCAGTAACGGCAATGCTTGATGTAGCATTGCATTCGACACGCGGTCCTGTGCCTCTCGCTGATATCTCTGAACGCCAAGCTATCTCGCTATCTTATTTAGAACAGCTTTTCTCTCGACTACGTAAAAACCAGTTAGTCGATAGTGTTCGTGGGCCAGGTGGTGGTTATTTACTAGGGCGCGATGCTGCCAATATATCAATTGGTGAAGTTATTCGTGCGGTAGATGAATCTGTAGATGCCACCCGTTGCCAAGGTCAAGCGGATTGTCAAAGTGGCGACCGTTGCCTAACTCATAGTTTATGGCAATACTTAAGCGATCGGATAAGTTCCTTTTTGAACGATATTACCCTTGGCGAATTAATGGCCAAGCGCGATGTTCAAGAAGTGGCTGGGCGTCAAGATAAAAGCGCCTCCCTTCGTAATGTTGCCAACGATATCGAAGTTAGCTTTCAGTTATAA
- a CDS encoding IscS subfamily cysteine desulfurase, with amino-acid sequence MSRSTPIYLDYAATTPVDPKVAEKMVQCLTMDGNFGNPASRSYRFGWMAEEAVDVARNQISDALNCDPREIVFTSGATESNNLAIKGVAEGYVNNVKHIITVNTEHKAVLDTCEYLEKQGFKVTYLDVDTSGLVSLSQLEAAITTDTILVSVMHVNNELGVVQDISAIGELCRAKNILFHVDAAQSVGKLPIDLQALPVDLLSISAHKIYGPKGMGALYVRRRPKINLAAQIHGGGHERGMRSGTLATHQIVGMGEAIHLAYQQLENDTAHISKLKTALWEGLSQLDDIYLNGHETQRIANILNVSFGGVDGESMMMAMNDIAVSSGSACTSASLEPSYVLRAIGRSSELAHAGIRFSIGRFTTLDDITYVINKVTDVVTRLREATVLAASR; translated from the coding sequence ATGTCTCGTTCAACACCTATTTATTTAGATTACGCCGCTACCACGCCTGTCGACCCAAAGGTTGCAGAAAAAATGGTGCAGTGCCTGACTATGGATGGCAATTTTGGCAACCCAGCTTCCCGTTCGTATCGTTTTGGTTGGATGGCGGAAGAAGCGGTAGACGTCGCCCGTAATCAAATAAGTGATGCACTGAACTGCGACCCGCGAGAAATCGTATTCACCTCGGGTGCGACAGAATCAAATAATTTGGCCATTAAAGGTGTAGCAGAAGGCTATGTGAATAACGTTAAACATATCATTACCGTTAATACCGAACACAAAGCTGTTTTAGATACGTGTGAATACCTTGAAAAGCAAGGTTTTAAAGTGACTTACCTAGATGTGGATACGTCAGGTCTTGTTTCACTTTCACAGCTTGAAGCAGCAATAACTACCGACACCATTTTAGTGTCAGTAATGCACGTGAATAACGAATTAGGTGTTGTTCAAGATATTAGCGCTATTGGTGAGCTTTGCCGTGCTAAGAACATCCTGTTTCACGTAGATGCGGCGCAGAGCGTGGGTAAGCTTCCCATTGACTTGCAAGCATTGCCAGTCGACTTGTTATCTATTTCAGCGCATAAAATTTATGGTCCGAAAGGCATGGGCGCCTTATACGTTCGCCGTCGACCAAAAATCAATTTAGCTGCCCAAATTCATGGTGGCGGACACGAACGGGGTATGCGTTCAGGCACGTTGGCAACACACCAGATTGTGGGGATGGGCGAAGCGATACACCTTGCCTATCAACAGTTAGAGAATGATACCGCCCACATTAGCAAGTTGAAAACCGCGTTGTGGGAAGGGCTAAGCCAGTTAGATGATATTTACCTTAATGGCCATGAAACTCAGCGAATAGCGAACATTTTAAATGTGAGTTTTGGTGGTGTGGATGGGGAAAGTATGATGATGGCGATGAACGATATTGCGGTATCGTCTGGCTCTGCCTGCACATCGGCAAGTTTAGAACCCTCATACGTATTACGCGCCATTGGAAGAAGCAGTGAACTGGCTCACGCTGGAATACGTTTCAGTATAGGCAGGTTCACCACATTAGATGACATCACTTACGTCATCAATAAAGTGACAGATGTTGTTACCCGTTTGCGTGAGGCGACTGTATTGGCCGCAAGCCGATAG
- the sufB gene encoding Fe-S cluster assembly protein SufB — MSEQIEQALERKYDAGFYSEIESETFESGLDESVIRRISAMKNEPEWMLEWRLKAYHSWLVMEEPDWAHVDYPKVDYQAISYYSAPKSMKDKPQSLDEVDPELLRTYEKLGIPLHEQEMLAGVAVDAVFDSVSVVTTFRSKLEEAGVIFCPISEALVKYPDLVKKYIGSVVPRTDNYFAALNSAVFTDGSFVYIPKGTRCPMELSTYFRINEMNTGQFERTLIVAEEGSYVSYLEGCTAPQRDENQLHAAVVELVAMDDATIKYSTVQNWYPGDENGKGGIYNFVTKRGICHKNAKISWTQVETGSAVTWKYPSCVLKGDNSVGEFYSVALTRGRQQADTGTKMIHLGKNTRSTIISKGISAGNSNNAYRGLVQMGPRADGARNFTECDSLLIGDKCGAHTFPYIESRNPSAIVEHEATTSKVSDEQLFLCQQRGLDTEKSVSMIVNGFCKEVFKELPMEFAVEAGKLLEISLEGSVG, encoded by the coding sequence ATGAGTGAACAGATCGAACAGGCGTTAGAAAGAAAGTACGATGCTGGATTTTATTCAGAGATCGAATCTGAGACTTTTGAAAGTGGCCTCGACGAGTCAGTAATTCGCCGTATTTCAGCAATGAAAAACGAACCAGAGTGGATGCTAGAATGGCGCTTAAAGGCGTATCATTCGTGGCTTGTAATGGAAGAGCCTGATTGGGCCCATGTCGACTACCCTAAAGTTGACTATCAAGCTATCTCTTATTATTCAGCGCCAAAGAGTATGAAAGATAAGCCTCAGTCACTTGATGAAGTTGATCCTGAACTACTGCGTACCTACGAAAAGTTAGGTATTCCGTTGCATGAACAAGAGATGCTTGCGGGTGTTGCTGTGGATGCGGTATTTGACTCAGTTTCAGTGGTAACGACTTTTCGAAGCAAGTTAGAAGAGGCGGGCGTTATCTTTTGCCCTATCTCTGAAGCACTTGTGAAATACCCAGATTTAGTGAAAAAGTACATCGGATCGGTAGTGCCGCGCACCGATAACTACTTTGCCGCACTAAACAGCGCCGTATTTACTGATGGGTCATTCGTTTATATTCCTAAAGGCACACGTTGCCCTATGGAGCTTTCTACGTATTTTCGTATAAACGAAATGAACACCGGTCAGTTTGAACGTACGTTAATCGTTGCCGAAGAAGGCAGCTATGTAAGCTACCTAGAAGGCTGTACTGCGCCTCAGCGTGATGAAAACCAATTACACGCTGCTGTGGTTGAATTGGTTGCTATGGATGATGCCACTATTAAGTACTCTACAGTACAAAACTGGTACCCAGGTGACGAAAACGGTAAAGGCGGTATTTACAACTTCGTGACTAAGCGTGGTATTTGCCATAAAAACGCAAAAATTTCTTGGACTCAGGTTGAAACCGGTTCAGCGGTTACGTGGAAATATCCAAGCTGCGTGCTTAAAGGCGATAACAGTGTAGGTGAGTTTTACTCAGTGGCGTTAACCCGTGGTAGGCAGCAAGCCGACACCGGTACCAAAATGATTCACCTTGGTAAGAACACGCGCTCTACCATTATCTCTAAAGGTATTTCAGCAGGTAACAGTAACAATGCGTATCGTGGATTAGTGCAGATGGGCCCTCGTGCCGATGGCGCGCGTAACTTCACAGAGTGTGACTCGCTGTTAATCGGCGATAAATGCGGCGCACATACGTTCCCATATATCGAAAGTAGAAATCCAAGTGCCATTGTTGAGCACGAAGCAACAACGTCGAAAGTAAGCGACGAGCAGTTGTTTTTGTGCCAGCAACGTGGTTTAGACACAGAAAAATCCGTTTCCATGATTGTTAACGGTTTCTGTAAAGAAGTATTCAAAGAGCTGCCGATGGAATTTGCCGTAGAAGCCGGCAAGCTGCTCGAAATTAGTCTTGAAGGTTCAGTGGGGTAA
- the sufC gene encoding Fe-S cluster assembly ATPase SufC — protein MLSIKNLHASVEEKNIIKGLNLEVKPGEVHAIMGPNGAGKSTLGYVLSGRDGYEVSEGEVTLNGKDLLDLEVEERAREGLFLAFQYPVEIPGVSNMEFMKESVNAMREQRGEDPLTAAEFLKKAKEACKQVQLPLDFLKRGVNEGFSGGEKKRNEIMQMILLEPKLCILDESDSGLDVDALQVVADGVNSQRDGERSFIVVTHYQRLLDYIKPDFVHILADGKIVKSGDASLALEVEKSGYAFLGKAYEEAEA, from the coding sequence ATGCTTAGTATCAAGAATTTACATGCCAGCGTAGAAGAGAAAAACATCATTAAAGGGCTTAACCTAGAAGTTAAGCCAGGTGAAGTACACGCTATCATGGGCCCTAACGGTGCCGGAAAGAGTACCCTTGGTTATGTGCTTTCTGGCCGTGACGGCTATGAAGTTAGCGAAGGTGAAGTAACACTGAACGGTAAAGATTTACTCGATTTAGAAGTGGAAGAACGTGCCCGTGAAGGTTTGTTCTTGGCGTTTCAATATCCAGTAGAAATTCCAGGCGTAAGCAACATGGAATTCATGAAAGAGTCTGTCAACGCCATGCGTGAACAGCGCGGCGAAGACCCGCTTACTGCTGCAGAGTTTTTAAAGAAAGCGAAAGAAGCCTGCAAGCAAGTGCAATTGCCACTAGATTTCTTAAAACGTGGTGTTAACGAAGGCTTCTCTGGTGGTGAGAAAAAACGTAACGAAATCATGCAAATGATTTTGTTAGAGCCAAAGCTTTGTATTCTTGATGAGTCTGATTCAGGTCTAGATGTTGATGCACTTCAAGTGGTTGCTGATGGTGTAAACAGCCAACGTGATGGTGAACGCAGCTTTATCGTAGTAACTCACTACCAGCGTTTGCTTGATTACATCAAACCTGACTTTGTACACATTCTTGCTGATGGCAAAATTGTGAAAAGTGGTGATGCATCTCTGGCACTAGAAGTAGAGAAAAGCGGTTATGCCTTCTTAGGTAAAGCCTACGAGGAGGCTGAAGCATGA
- the sufD gene encoding Fe-S cluster assembly protein SufD — MSQWLEQVIDGAALDDYLAPVRQQALTQLKNDGWPKRRNESWINTPLTPVEKRNVAIATQADSVPVPNIDNLNALDIVFVDGVLVTQINTLDVPEGMAITSLNVDDAATQQAIASVFGQVKPTRHLFGRVNDALCQHGVFINVADGAKVTKPIRIVNLATKNVDAHTRVLVKLGNASSAVIIEQGSGDTDSLTTAFAEYDIADDAHLEHYRFAMFTGSAKQLGGSHFMLHDRSTLNSTLVGYGSELSRLDVDMHHAGEFANAKMNAIYLLAEGELFDLHSTIEHAMPNGTTEENARGIVGDKARAVFNGRIHIHRDAQKTLAELNNRNLLLSRRGVINTKPELEIYADDVRCAHGATVAEIEGEALYYMLTRGVPRSKALVMLNFGFIQELINDMPNAAIRDWLLPVLSERFAHMEVK, encoded by the coding sequence ATGAGTCAATGGCTAGAACAGGTCATTGATGGGGCAGCGCTAGATGATTATCTGGCGCCCGTGCGTCAGCAGGCCTTAACACAATTAAAAAACGATGGTTGGCCGAAACGCCGCAACGAAAGCTGGATCAATACGCCACTTACGCCCGTTGAAAAGCGTAACGTTGCTATTGCTACTCAGGCTGACAGCGTACCTGTGCCAAACATCGATAACCTAAACGCGTTAGATATCGTGTTTGTCGATGGTGTGTTAGTTACGCAAATTAACACGCTAGACGTGCCAGAAGGCATGGCAATTACATCGCTAAATGTTGACGATGCGGCTACACAGCAAGCCATTGCCAGTGTGTTCGGACAAGTGAAGCCAACACGCCATTTATTTGGTCGCGTTAACGATGCACTTTGTCAGCACGGTGTTTTCATTAATGTGGCAGATGGCGCAAAAGTAACCAAGCCTATTCGCATAGTGAATTTAGCGACTAAGAACGTGGATGCACATACTCGGGTATTGGTTAAGCTAGGTAACGCATCAAGCGCGGTTATCATTGAACAAGGTTCAGGTGATACCGATAGCCTTACCACCGCATTCGCAGAATACGATATTGCTGACGATGCGCACTTAGAGCATTACCGCTTTGCTATGTTCACAGGCAGCGCCAAGCAACTTGGTGGTAGTCACTTTATGTTGCACGACCGCTCAACCTTAAATAGCACCCTAGTGGGCTATGGCAGTGAGTTGTCTCGTTTAGATGTAGATATGCATCATGCCGGTGAATTTGCTAACGCTAAAATGAACGCGATTTATTTGTTGGCTGAAGGTGAGTTATTTGATTTACATTCAACCATTGAGCACGCCATGCCTAACGGCACCACAGAAGAAAATGCACGTGGGATTGTGGGTGATAAAGCGCGCGCTGTGTTCAATGGCCGTATTCACATTCACCGTGACGCACAAAAGACCTTGGCAGAGCTTAACAACCGTAACTTATTGTTGTCTCGTCGCGGTGTTATCAACACCAAACCTGAACTTGAAATTTATGCTGACGACGTGCGCTGTGCTCACGGTGCAACAGTGGCAGAAATTGAAGGTGAAGCGCTTTATTACATGCTGACTCGCGGCGTACCGCGCAGTAAAGCCTTAGTGATGTTGAACTTTGGTTTCATACAAGAGCTAATTAACGATATGCCAAATGCGGCTATCCGCGATTGGTTACTTCCTGTGCTAAGCGAGCGCTTTGCACACATGGAGGTTAAATGA
- a CDS encoding aminotransferase class V-fold PLP-dependent enzyme, translated as MSLDVAALRAQFPILAKTVDGKPLVYLDNAATTQKPQAVIDAIVDFYTNTNANVHRGAHHLSDEATRRYENARTSVAGFINANAREEVIWTSGTTEAINIVANGLGQLLREGDQVMVTELEHHANLVTWQQACRRSGATLNIVPVFDNGELDIDAFDRLLTPSTKMVAFPHVSNALGTVNPIKLLTEKAKAVGAWVLVDGAQGIAHGGVDVQDIGCDFYAFSGHKLFGPTGIGVLWGRKSVLEDWPVWQTGGEMIKDVSYHEATWGELPNRLEAGTPNIAGAIGLGAAVDWFKNLDMAALHNHEQALLSYATEQALAFEGMRLIGTAPNKVGVLSFLLDGAHPGDVGFILDRQGVAIRTGDNCAQPLMKRFGIPGTARASFSIYNTLEEVDSLFAALKKAKMMLA; from the coding sequence ATGAGCTTAGACGTTGCTGCGCTTCGCGCCCAGTTTCCAATCCTTGCTAAAACGGTAGATGGTAAGCCATTGGTTTACCTCGACAACGCGGCTACAACACAAAAGCCGCAAGCGGTGATTGATGCCATTGTCGATTTCTATACGAACACCAATGCAAACGTGCATCGCGGCGCTCATCATTTATCTGATGAAGCAACCCGACGTTATGAAAATGCGCGCACGAGTGTAGCGGGCTTCATTAACGCCAATGCGCGGGAAGAAGTGATTTGGACCAGCGGGACCACTGAAGCCATTAATATTGTGGCCAACGGGTTGGGGCAGTTGCTTCGCGAAGGCGACCAAGTCATGGTGACAGAACTAGAGCACCACGCGAACTTGGTTACGTGGCAGCAAGCGTGTCGACGTTCAGGCGCAACATTAAATATTGTGCCTGTGTTCGATAACGGCGAGCTCGATATCGACGCTTTCGATAGACTCTTAACACCTAGCACCAAAATGGTAGCGTTTCCGCATGTATCAAATGCATTAGGTACGGTTAACCCTATTAAACTGCTAACGGAAAAAGCGAAAGCAGTAGGTGCATGGGTGTTAGTGGACGGCGCGCAGGGCATTGCTCACGGCGGCGTTGACGTACAAGACATAGGTTGCGATTTTTACGCTTTCTCTGGGCACAAGCTATTCGGACCTACTGGTATTGGTGTTTTATGGGGCCGTAAATCGGTGCTAGAAGACTGGCCAGTATGGCAAACCGGCGGTGAAATGATTAAAGACGTGTCTTATCATGAGGCCACATGGGGCGAATTACCGAATCGCTTAGAAGCGGGTACGCCTAATATTGCGGGCGCTATTGGTTTAGGTGCTGCTGTTGACTGGTTTAAAAATCTTGATATGGCCGCATTACATAACCATGAACAAGCACTATTAAGCTACGCCACTGAACAAGCACTTGCCTTTGAAGGTATGCGTTTAATTGGCACTGCGCCTAATAAAGTGGGTGTTTTAAGCTTTTTATTAGACGGTGCGCACCCTGGTGATGTTGGGTTTATTCTTGACAGGCAAGGCGTAGCAATAAGAACGGGCGATAACTGTGCTCAGCCGCTGATGAAGCGCTTTGGTATTCCAGGCACTGCTCGTGCATCGTTCTCAATTTACAACACGCTTGAAGAAGTGGACAGCTTATTTGCTGCACTTAAGAAAGCGAAAATGATGTTGGCCTAA